The Rhododendron vialii isolate Sample 1 chromosome 6a, ASM3025357v1 genome includes a window with the following:
- the LOC131328679 gene encoding disease resistance protein At4g27190-like translates to MGALKDPTIKMIGMHGTGGVGKTTMVKEVGNVAKRDGVFDDVAIAVVSRNLDKKNVQGELAAQLLQNGKKNVVILEDIWDPLNLEEIGIRYTTDYGNKEGCCKVLVTSRKNLFHMMAPKAWTREFLIQSLEKKEARTLFMKTAEISVNSEKEMTSVEKAVGDECGGLPVSILAVAKALKGKESYA, encoded by the exons ATGGGTGCGCTCAAGGATCCTACCATTAAGATGATTGGCATGCATGGAACAGGTGGTGTTGGAAAGACAACAATGGTAAAGGAAGTTGGCAATGTAGCGAAGAGAGATGGGGTTTTTGATGATGTGGCAATCGCAGTTGTGTCCCGAAATCTGGATAAGAAAAATGTTCAAGGAGAGCTTGCAGCACAGTT ACTGCAGAATGGGAAGAAGAACGTTGTGATACTGGAAGACATTTGGGATCCACTTAACTTGGAGGAAATTGGAATTCGTTATACAACAGACTATGGTAACAAGGAGGGTTGCTGCAAAGTTCTGGTAACATCCCGGAAGAACCTTTTCCACATGATGGCACCAAAAGCATGGACAAGAGAGTTTTTAATCCAAAGTTTAGAAAAGAAGGAAGCACGTACCCTATTTATGAAGACGGCAGAAATCTCCGTCAACTCTGAGAAAGAAATGACTTCTGTAGAAAAAGCGGTGGGTGACGAATGTGGAGGCTTGCCCGTTTCTATACTTGCTGTTGCAAAAGcattgaaaggaaaagagagcTATGCATGA